A stretch of Xenopus laevis strain J_2021 chromosome 8S, Xenopus_laevis_v10.1, whole genome shotgun sequence DNA encodes these proteins:
- the LOC121397795 gene encoding uncharacterized protein LOC121397795 isoform X2 produces MKQLVLEIPKPYIRLAGACISLLIIGLLALSIRFCNKHVKALKKREEEVRSLQVVEPGVKIHIGEEGNSKENEVTPNKENNNKVGEIPASATITDVPQENCAETDNKIKDVESQHMNEDTTKKQKKKNWRKYLPFTKKTNPPPENGVETDKELKESWKKLLKLLKLLKLLKLLKLVKPRKPELAEETDEQNKKVHETQVEEVDQKKKKRIWKWKKKRAEMTLLPK; encoded by the exons ATGAAACAATTAG TTTTAGAGATCCCTAAACCGTATATCCGTTTGGCTGGAGCATGCATTAGTTTGTTGATAATTGGACTTCTGGCATTAAGCATTCGTTTCTG TAACAAGCATGTGAAAGCATTAAAAAAACGTGAGGAAGAGGTGCGGAGTCTTCAAGTAGTTGAACCAG GAGTAAAAATACACATAGGAGAAGAAGGGAACTCTAAGGAAAATGAAGTGACtcctaataaagaaaataataataaagtgggaGAAATACCAGCGTCTGCTACAATAACGGATGTCCCTCAAGAGAACTGTGCTGAAACAGATAACAAGATTAAAGATG TTGAATCACAGCACATGAACGAAGATaccactaaaaaacaaaaaaagaaaaactggaggAAATATCTTCCTTTTACTAAAAAAACCAATCCACCTCCTGAGAACGGTGTGGAAACAGATAAAGAGCTAAAGGAAA GTTGGAAGAAActactaaaactactaaaactactaaaactactaaaactactaaaactaGTAAAACCACGAAAACCAGAATTAGCAGAGGAAACAGATGAACAGAACAAGAAAGTTCATGAAACGCAAGTAGAGGAAGttgatcagaagaagaaaaaaagaatatggaaatggaaaaagaaaagggcAGAAATGACACTTCTCCCGAAATAA
- the LOC121397795 gene encoding uncharacterized protein LOC121397795 isoform X1 has translation MAYSISFQIFISILLNYFINFAVGFPVWRLDGPSDQKADCTTSDSMKQLVLEIPKPYIRLAGACISLLIIGLLALSIRFCNKHVKALKKREEEVRSLQVVEPGVKIHIGEEGNSKENEVTPNKENNNKVGEIPASATITDVPQENCAETDNKIKDVESQHMNEDTTKKQKKKNWRKYLPFTKKTNPPPENGVETDKELKESWKKLLKLLKLLKLLKLLKLVKPRKPELAEETDEQNKKVHETQVEEVDQKKKKRIWKWKKKRAEMTLLPK, from the exons ATGGCTTATTCAATCTCTTTCcaaatttttatttctatattactaAATTATTTCATCAATTTTGCTGTGGGCTTCCCGGTTTGGAGACTGGatg GACCCAGTGATCAGAAGGCAGATTGTACTACATCCGATTCTATGAAACAATTAG TTTTAGAGATCCCTAAACCGTATATCCGTTTGGCTGGAGCATGCATTAGTTTGTTGATAATTGGACTTCTGGCATTAAGCATTCGTTTCTG TAACAAGCATGTGAAAGCATTAAAAAAACGTGAGGAAGAGGTGCGGAGTCTTCAAGTAGTTGAACCAG GAGTAAAAATACACATAGGAGAAGAAGGGAACTCTAAGGAAAATGAAGTGACtcctaataaagaaaataataataaagtgggaGAAATACCAGCGTCTGCTACAATAACGGATGTCCCTCAAGAGAACTGTGCTGAAACAGATAACAAGATTAAAGATG TTGAATCACAGCACATGAACGAAGATaccactaaaaaacaaaaaaagaaaaactggaggAAATATCTTCCTTTTACTAAAAAAACCAATCCACCTCCTGAGAACGGTGTGGAAACAGATAAAGAGCTAAAGGAAA GTTGGAAGAAActactaaaactactaaaactactaaaactactaaaactactaaaactaGTAAAACCACGAAAACCAGAATTAGCAGAGGAAACAGATGAACAGAACAAGAAAGTTCATGAAACGCAAGTAGAGGAAGttgatcagaagaagaaaaaaagaatatggaaatggaaaaagaaaagggcAGAAATGACACTTCTCCCGAAATAA